TTGTTAATGGATGTATCTTACCTGGAAATGTTTCAGGATGCTCTGCATTAATGTCATAACTTCTGAACTTCAGAGACTTCCATGAACCCGTTTTCAATTGTGCATGGGTAAGTTGGGTTGCAGTATAAGTGAGATCAACACCTTGCTTCAATACTTTTTTACCTTCTTTAGTAACTTTTAAACGATATTTAACATCTTTTTTAACAGAGAGTATTCCTTTTCTCTGTTTTAAAAGGTTGTAACCATTTTTAATTATTTTTGAAGGTTCGAAAAGGAGAAGTTGTTGCATTTCAAGCAATGTTTTAAGGAGCTGTTCATCATTGAAATCCGTATCCAAGGCTTTTTTACCATCTTCTGTTATTTTAACAATTCCTTTATCGATCAAAGCCCATTTCTTTCGAATAATCCATCCAATTGCAATTTTAACTTCATTAGGTTCTAATCCACTTTCTTTACCAATGTCTGTCATTGGAATGGAATTTTTCTCGCCCAAAACTTTTAATATATTCCTCTCAGGTAATCCCTGCTTAGCATATGTTTGACCATCGTCTGTAAGGCTTAAAATATCTTTAACATCCTTTTGAACCTTTATCAAACCCCTTGATTCAAGAATTCCTGCAGCGCTCATAACAGATTTAATGTCCATTTTCTGAGATTCAACTATTTCTTCGGGTGTAGCTTCATAGCCTGCAGATTCTAAGCCCTTTAAAACCTTTTTTTCGTAAATGTGTAATTCATCAATAATTTTCAGGAGTTTATCATCGTTCATATTAATCATTTCCAATTGATCTATTTAGTAATCAAATAAATATAAAATTTCTATTCTAAAAATTATCATTATATTCATCAAGAAGAGCAACCATTACCGAGGATGCAGTCAGATCAGCTGTTGTACCAGGATTTAAACTTTTTTCAATTAGATCTTGGTCGAATTTATTTAACATATCCCGACCTTCATCTGATAAGATTCCGCCTTCAGATATTATCATATTTGCATCTTCAGAAACCTTTTGAGCTATTTCAGAACCATATTTCCTGGATATTAATGTGTCGGCATATATTGACAGTATTGTTAAAAATGTTTGTACTGTTGCATTGTTTATGCCATTGGTATCTTTAACTCCTTTGTATGTAGGATATCCAATTTCAAATGTAATGGGCATGGTTCTTGTAAGTTCAAATGCAAGCATGTCCCATTGGGAGGATAGATCAAGCACATCGTACATGTTTATATTTTTATCAATGAGTTCATTCTTGGCATCATTGCTTCCAACATCTAAATCTTCCCTTTCTCCCATACCACCGGCATCTGCTATGTTGATTGCATCATATAGATTTGCAGCATCATATGGAGTTGTGTTTCTTATGATGTTATCCACATTATTTTGGAGCTCATCAACATTGCTGCTCATTCCTGCGGCTGCTGACAAGGGTGTTAAAAGCATTATAATCCCAAGATTGGTGTTGTTGGCTATCCATTTATCTGTTTCAAGCACACCTTCCTTTATTAATTTACCTATCTCAATTTTATCCAAGGAATCTTTTTTATTATATTTAAATCCTCTTTTGGCAGCTTTTTTCATGGTGTCACCAATTACAACACCACTTATTAAAAAGTCTTCAAATACCATATCTGGAAAATCGCGTGTTCTGTGAACATTACCAGGTTTAGGATGTCCACTAACCTCTAATACAGATGCAATCTGTGCTGTTTTTGCAATGAAATCAGGATCCAATTCATTTAACTCCTTTTAAATCTATGTTCAGATTTTTTAATGAAATTTATAATAAACTTTTAGATTAAATGCTTCCTTCCAAAAATTCAGGTGCAAAATGAGTAATAATAAGATCAGCACCTGCCCTTTTGATTGATTGAAGAGATTCATAGATTGATTCTTTTGTAATATATCCCGCATTTATGCCGGCCATTAACATTGAATACTCTCCACTCACTTGATAAGCCGCTGTGGGCATGTTAAATTCATCTTTAACACCTTTAATAATGTCAAGATAAGGCATTGCAGGTTTTATCATTACAATATCAGCACCTTCGTCAATATCCATTTTTACTTCTCTTAGTGCTTCACTTGTGTTGGATGGATTCATCTGATAGGATTTTCTATCACCAAAACATGGGGCAGAACACACAGCATCCCTGAAAGGTGCATAAAATGATGATGAATATTTAGCAGAATAAGACATGATTATTGTATCGTAGTGGCCATTCAAATCCAAAGTCTTTCTTATAGCTCCAACTCTTCCATCCATCATATCTGAAGGTGCGACTATGTCTGCACCTGCCTCAGCATGGCTTAATGCTATTTTTGAAAGATAGTTAAGGGTTTCATCATTAATTATTTCGTCATCACGTATTATTCCACAGTGACCATGGGAAGTATATTGGCACATACACACATCTGTGATCACAACAAGATCCGTTTCTTTTTTAAGTCTTCTAACAGCTTGTTGAACTATTCCCTCCTTATTATATGCCATTGAACCCTTATCATCCTTTAATAGTGGCATTCCAAAGAGAAGTACAGAGGATAATCCTATTTCTTCGAGTTTAGAGGCTTTTTCTACTATATCATTTATAGAGTACCTGTACTGACCAGGCATTGTGTCAATATGTTCCTTCTGACCATCTTCAAGTCCTTCTTTCACAAACATAGGATAAACAAAATCCTCTGGATTCAGCTTGGTTTCTGTAAGTATAGTTCGAATGTTATGATTTTTCCTTAATCTTCTCATTCTTGTAACTGGAAATTCCATTTTATCACTTTTTTCTTTGTTAATGATTTCTTATATGATTATGAATCTAGAAGTATAAATAATAATGAAATTGAGAAAGATTGATTTTTAATATATATAATATCAACAATATTAGTTCATTAATAATTATAAATAAAAGAATATTTAAGATTGATTTCTAGTTACAGTAGATTATCCTGATTTCCATAGGGTTTTTTACTGTAATATCTTTTAGCATGTTCAATAATTAAGGCATGATATTCATTATAAATACTAATTTTAGGTTCTAAATTTGATTCAAAAACATATTTGATCTTATTGTAGTTGTCATTCTCTTTGATTATACCTTTATGTATGAAAATTCTTTTTGTGTAGGCATCAACAACAAATTCGGATTGTTTATAGGCATAGAGTAAGATTGAATCTGCTGTTTCATTCCCTACACCCTTTACTCTTAGCAGTTCATCTCTTGTTGGAATAGTACCCTCCAATGAAATATAAAAATTTGTAACAGCTTTTATATATTTTGCCTTCTGATTGAGAAATCCCGCACATCTTATGGCCTTTTTGAAGGTATCATCTCCCAATGATAGTAATTTTTCAGGATTTATTGCATTTAAATTGTTTAGATTTAACAATGCTTTTTCAGCGGATGTCCATGCTGTATTTTGTGTTAGGATTGTACCTAGAATGATTTCATATATTTCATCTCTTGTTTTGGGTAGATCATAATTTAGAGGATGATACCCTTTTGTTGCACCTGTTTTAGTTGTATTTGAACCTTCATAATTGATTAATGGCCACCATCCCTGTGGGCCGTATTGATAATATAGTTTGGAGAAGATCAATTTAATATCTTCCCCCACTTTTGTTGTCATAATAATAAATAGGATGGAAACTTATATAATATTAAGAAAGGGTCAATATAGAATCCAATAAATTTCTAATATGAAATATTGGAGTAGGATCTAAATTGTTAGGATGCAAAAATCATGTCAGGAAATAAGATAGGAAAAATGTTCAACGTCACAACCTTTGGTTCAAGCCATGGTAAAGCTCTAGGAGCTATTGTAGATGGTTGCCCTGCAGGTCTTGAGATTTCAGATAAGAATATTCAGATAGAACTCGATAAAAGAAGACCAGGCACCAGCAATATCACAACCTCAAGGGGAGAAAAGGATGAAGTAAATGTTTTATCAGGTTTATTTAATGGAAAAACAGATGGTACACCAATTACTGCTGTTGTGTACAACCGAGACATGGATTCATCAGCATATGAAAATCTTAAAAATAATCCTAGACCGGGGCATGGTGACTACACATGGAAAGCACGATACGGTGCATACGATTACAGGGGAGGGGGACGTGGAAGCGGAAGAACAACCATAGGGCATGTTATTGGAGGAGCAGTAGCAAAGAAACTTCTTGATACAATGAACATTAAGGTTTTATCTCATGTAATCCAAGTGGGAAATATTAAAGCCACTAAAATGGAATTAAATGAAATTGAAGCAAATGTAGGTCTAAATTCGGTTAGATGTGCTGACTTAGAAGCAGCACCCCGTATGGAAGCATTGATTCTTCACCTTAAAGAAACAGGCGAATCAGTTGGGGGTATTGTTGAAACTATAGTTTCAAATGCTCCAGCAGGGCTTGGTGAACCAGTTTTTAATAAACTTGATTCTGATATTGCACAAATCCTAATGGGAATAGGATCCGTTAAAGGTGTTGAAATAGGCATAGGCTTTAAAGCAGCAGAATTAAAAGGTTCACAAATGAATGATGGGTTTTGCATTGATGATGAGGCAATAAAAACAAGAACTAATAATGCAGGAGGTATCCTCGGAGGTATGTCTACAGGAATGCCAATTACAGTTCGTATGGCTGTTAAACCAACCCCATCTATCTCTCAAATTCAGAAAACAGTTGATCTAAAGACAATGAAAGATACAGAGATAAAGATAGATGGTAGACATGATCCATGTATCTGTCCGAGAATTACACCTGTTGCAGAGGCATCTGTATCCATAATCATTGCAGACCATCTTATTAGAGCAGGTTACATAAATCCATGTAAATTGAATCCAAAAAAATAGGAGATTTTAATATGGACTGGATAGTAGTTGCAAAATGTGATGAATGCACAGAAGAAAAAACCTATGAAGTATCTGGAAATACCACTCCCTACTCAATAGGGGATGTAATAGAACATTGTATGTGTGGTGGCCAGTTTATTGTAGATGAAATACTCGAAGTAGGTTAGGATCCAAGAAGAAGTATTATCTAATATTCTGATTCAATATTCTCGAGCAAATGCGATTTTAACCTGATCATCATAGTTCATATATTTTAACCGTACCTCGTTGAATAATAAGATTCAGAATTTTACTTTAATAATAGGTGTTATAAGAGCCTAAGGTATATATAAAGACCAAATTTTCCTAAAAGCTATTTTTTTTACATAAAAATGATGATGTTATGATTTTAATTATATGTCCAAAGTTAGTTCTTTTATTTTTATTAAATTCGTAATCATAGATATTTAAAACTGTGAAAGTACTTAAATATCTAAATGGAATATTTAATTCTTTAAACTCTTTATAATATTGAATTAAGTATAAAATTATGATTTTTCTATATGAATCGATTGCTTTACAAAGATTAAAAAAAATTATTTATTGAGAATTTCATATTGATGGTTTCATTATTATCCATATTATATTAACAGAGTTAATACAAATGGAAAAATAACATGTAATACTATATCTGCTGAGAAATGGCCTATCATTGCAGATTCTAATCCTTTCTTCCAGTAAAGCCATCCGAATATTATTCCACCAATTCCATTGAGTAAAATGGCTCTAACAACTATTAAAGGAGTAATTGAAGTTATAGTTCCAGTTATGGGCAGATGTCCTAGACCAAATATAACTGCTGAGATAATTATTGCTAACCAAATACCAGAATCAGTTGGTTTTCTATCTGCGGTTTTTTTAATTTTAAAAATTATCCAAACAATTAAAGTCATTAAGAATAATCTAAGCAATATTTCTTCTGCTATGCCTCCATAAAAAGAAGCTAAAAACCCTTTCCATAGTGGGACAGATATTTCTGCATTCTGAAAAATACTTGATACCGGTGTAAAAATGAAACTTACTAAAATAATTATTACACCTGCAAAAACTCCAAGACCGATGGAAATGCCTAATATTGATTTAAAATAAGATCTTATTTCTTTACCTTCCAACCAACCCTCCAATATAGGCAATTTAAATCCAACTCTTTTAGCCAGAATTAAACCAATGAATATGGCAATTGAGAATATAACCAATGTCTGAATTAATTGGGCAATTAAAACTAACGGTGTGAAAACTTCTGCTAAAGCTGGACTTAGAGCTAATGTGTATGGTAAAACCATTAAAGTTGTAATAACAGTTGTAATAAGGAGAATACCAAATAATTTCCAGTTGATATTAATTTTCATATAATTTACCCCTTTTTAGACTATAATAATTTAAATAATTTTATTTTATTCATCATCAAGGAATATATCCTCTATCCGTACTTTAAAAAATCTGGCTATTTTAAAGGCCAGACCTAACGAAGGATCATATTTATGCTTTTCAATAGCAATGATAGTTTGTCTAGTTACTTTAAGCTCCTGTGCTAAATCCTCTTGTGTTAGGTCATGCATTGCTCTATAAACTTTTAATTTATTTTTCATAATTTTCCCTATTAATATTTCCGTTTATAGTATGTACGTGATATAATGTTTAATATGAGGCCATATAATGCTGTTATTAATAAAACGTAACCTGTTAATAGGAATTCAGGATAAATATTTCTCAGGGAGACTAAAATAAATCCTACATATATTATCGTCCCAAGTAATGCTCCTAAAGTCATAGTCGAAGATTTTTCATTGATCAGTTGGGTTCTCTCATCTTCCATAATTTTATCTTTGTCCCTTTGAAACATCTCTCCAATATTATCTCTGTGGATGTAAACTATAGGTAATACTGCCATTGTAATTATTAGTGCCAGTATTACTAGTGTAACATTTGCCAATATTAATCCTGTAACCCATAAAACTGTTTGAATTGCCGATGTTGTGATTAGTATATTTCTTAAAGTTTTTTGATTCATTGAAACTTACCTCCATTGTATCATTACTTTTACATAATGTCATATATACTTTACCATATGTTAAGCTTTATTTACATAAATTAAAAACAATTCAAAATATTGATTAAACTTCAAAACCAAGAAAATAGAGATTTATCTGAAGCTGGATGGAAATCATCAGGTAAATCATCAGGTAAATCTACATTTTAAAAATAATATATTACTTCTTTTAGATTAATTAATACTAAATACTTAGTTGATCATATACAAAATAAAAGAAATCAGGTGATGTTTCCTCTCATTCTTTTACCTGTATTTCCTCTAAAAAAAGTCATTGGATTGATTAATTCGTCATAATATTTTAAGAATCTATTGATTTTAACTGTTATTATCTGTTGATTTTGTCAGTTCTAAAGGCATTAGTCGATTTGAGATTATAAATTGAAATTTCGATTGTTAATATTTTTAGAAATTCATCATATTGAATCTCAGAAGGTGCTTGAATAATCACAATCGATATAAGAGTCATAGTTCTTTAATCGTTTATTTAAAAAGGAATATTGTTCTTTGCTAACTCCATATCTTCAAAATTAAGAAATAAATCTTTAGCAAAAGTCTTGTATATTTCATATTTAATGAATTTTAACATGATTATACCTTAATCATAATTAATATCCATTATGAATATATTTACTGAAAAACACCCAGATTTTAGTGACATCATCACCAAAAAGCCAATCATAAGAAGCAAGTGTAAAATTAGTTATAATTAAGGGAACCCCCACCAAGAAACCCTAGATGTTCTGCCTCTCAATAATATAACAAAATTTATATATTAAAACTTTTCAATTATCAATGTAAAGTATTAATAAAAAAGGTGTTTTTTATGCTAAATAGAAAAATTAAGATTTTGAGTTTGTTTGTAATTTTTTTAATAGTTAGTTTAACGCCTGCAAGCGCAGCAATAATAGGTGAGGCAACAGGAAACAATAGAACTGCGTTTCCTATCCAAAATAACATCTAAATAATGAACTAAAACAAACATCACAAAACTATCAAAACCAAATAGAACTATTAACAGAAGAAATAAAAAATGATACGAATACTTTAAACTTAAAGATTGAAGAGCTTAACAATATTCCAAAATGGAGGATCATCAGGCTTATCAAAAAAGCATTAGAAATAAAAAAAATAGCTAAAAACCTCAAAGATAAAACTGATAAGTTAGAGACTACTGCAAAATATCTTGAAAATACAGAAAATCAATTAAATAACATTAAAGTTAATGAAAGCACGGTTAATAATGATGCCTTTTCAAATGCCCAGAATATGGCTAATAAACTTCAAAACAGAATGAATGTAGTCTTTGAGGTCGATGCTTATAATGGTACTTTAAACATCGGTGATATTGTTCAATATAAAGATAATAATAATTATTATAGATATGTTACAGTCAATTACACAATAAATGATACTGTTGTTTTACAGGGTGAAAATCATCAACTACTTTCTATACCTAAACAACAAGCAGATGATAGAATCTTATATATGTTAAAACCATATAGAGCAGTTGATAGTTACGATGTAGTAGATGCAGCATATGATGTACAATATGAAGATATAACACAACAAAAAGTAGATGCAAATAACAAACAAAATCAAGCCAGAAAATTAGGTACAGCATATATTTCTTTATTATCGGCAGCTGGAATTTGTGCGTTTATTGTTATCACATGTATTCTTATAATGGCCCTATTGTCAATACTTAGTTGTGTTTCATTAGGTACTCTCAATTTTGCAACAGGTATTATTTTAGCCATTTCCTTAACAGTTTTAGCTATAGGAGTTGGATGTGGAATAGCGGGAGGCATATTACT
This sequence is a window from Methanobacterium sp. SMA-27. Protein-coding genes within it:
- a CDS encoding CPBP family intramembrane glutamic endopeptidase — encoded protein: MKININWKLFGILLITTVITTLMVLPYTLALSPALAEVFTPLVLIAQLIQTLVIFSIAIFIGLILAKRVGFKLPILEGWLEGKEIRSYFKSILGISIGLGVFAGVIIILVSFIFTPVSSIFQNAEISVPLWKGFLASFYGGIAEEILLRLFLMTLIVWIIFKIKKTADRKPTDSGIWLAIIISAVIFGLGHLPITGTITSITPLIVVRAILLNGIGGIIFGWLYWKKGLESAMIGHFSADIVLHVIFPFVLTLLI
- the hemB gene encoding porphobilinogen synthase — translated: MEFPVTRMRRLRKNHNIRTILTETKLNPEDFVYPMFVKEGLEDGQKEHIDTMPGQYRYSINDIVEKASKLEEIGLSSVLLFGMPLLKDDKGSMAYNKEGIVQQAVRRLKKETDLVVITDVCMCQYTSHGHCGIIRDDEIINDETLNYLSKIALSHAEAGADIVAPSDMMDGRVGAIRKTLDLNGHYDTIIMSYSAKYSSSFYAPFRDAVCSAPCFGDRKSYQMNPSNTSEALREVKMDIDEGADIVMIKPAMPYLDIIKGVKDEFNMPTAAYQVSGEYSMLMAGINAGYITKESIYESLQSIKRAGADLIITHFAPEFLEGSI
- a CDS encoding endonuclease III domain-containing protein encodes the protein MTTKVGEDIKLIFSKLYYQYGPQGWWPLINYEGSNTTKTGATKGYHPLNYDLPKTRDEIYEIILGTILTQNTAWTSAEKALLNLNNLNAINPEKLLSLGDDTFKKAIRCAGFLNQKAKYIKAVTNFYISLEGTIPTRDELLRVKGVGNETADSILLYAYKQSEFVVDAYTKRIFIHKGIIKENDNYNKIKYVFESNLEPKISIYNEYHALIIEHAKRYYSKKPYGNQDNLL
- a CDS encoding DUF2178 domain-containing protein, which produces MNQKTLRNILITTSAIQTVLWVTGLILANVTLVILALIITMAVLPIVYIHRDNIGEMFQRDKDKIMEDERTQLINEKSSTMTLGALLGTIIYVGFILVSLRNIYPEFLLTGYVLLITALYGLILNIISRTYYKRKY
- a CDS encoding triphosphoribosyl-dephospho-CoA synthase → MDPDFIAKTAQIASVLEVSGHPKPGNVHRTRDFPDMVFEDFLISGVVIGDTMKKAAKRGFKYNKKDSLDKIEIGKLIKEGVLETDKWIANNTNLGIIMLLTPLSAAAGMSSNVDELQNNVDNIIRNTTPYDAANLYDAINIADAGGMGEREDLDVGSNDAKNELIDKNINMYDVLDLSSQWDMLAFELTRTMPITFEIGYPTYKGVKDTNGINNATVQTFLTILSIYADTLISRKYGSEIAQKVSEDANMIISEGGILSDEGRDMLNKFDQDLIEKSLNPGTTADLTASSVMVALLDEYNDNF
- the aroC gene encoding chorismate synthase; the protein is MSGNKIGKMFNVTTFGSSHGKALGAIVDGCPAGLEISDKNIQIELDKRRPGTSNITTSRGEKDEVNVLSGLFNGKTDGTPITAVVYNRDMDSSAYENLKNNPRPGHGDYTWKARYGAYDYRGGGRGSGRTTIGHVIGGAVAKKLLDTMNIKVLSHVIQVGNIKATKMELNEIEANVGLNSVRCADLEAAPRMEALILHLKETGESVGGIVETIVSNAPAGLGEPVFNKLDSDIAQILMGIGSVKGVEIGIGFKAAELKGSQMNDGFCIDDEAIKTRTNNAGGILGGMSTGMPITVRMAVKPTPSISQIQKTVDLKTMKDTEIKIDGRHDPCICPRITPVAEASVSIIIADHLIRAGYINPCKLNPKK
- a CDS encoding helix-turn-helix transcriptional regulator; translated protein: MKNKLKVYRAMHDLTQEDLAQELKVTRQTIIAIEKHKYDPSLGLAFKIARFFKVRIEDIFLDDE